CCGCGTATGTGAAGAACCTCAATGCCGCTCTCGAGAAACACCCCGAATTGCAAAGCAAGTCCGCCGATGAACTCCTAAAGAACATCAACAGCGTGCCCGAAGATATCCGTACCGCGGTCCGCAATCACGGCGGCGGCCACGTCAACCACAGCATGTTCTGGAAGATCATGAAGCCCAAAGGCGGCGGTGAGCCCACGGGCAAGTTGGCCGACGAGATCAAAAAGACATTCGGCAACTTTGCCGACTTTAAAAAGCAATTCGAAGAGGCGGGGACTAAAGTCTTCGGAAGCGGCTGGGTATGGCTGGCTCGCGCTTCCAGCGGCAAGATTCAGATAGTCACCACTCCCAACCAGAATAGTCCGCTCTCTGATGGTCAGTTCCCGATCATGGGCAACGACGTGTGGGAGCACGCCTACTATCTGAAGTACCAGAACCGCCGGCCCGAGTACCTATCAGCCTGGTGGAACGTTGTGAACTGGGACGAGATCAACCAGCGCTTCGAACACAGCCAGCTTGGCGCCACCCGCGAACCAGCACTGGCCAGCCGCTGAGTTAGACCCGTTTTCTCCACGGGGGCGCACTCGGATTCTTTCCGTGGTGCGCCCTTTTTTGTTCGTACCTCCAGGTTTTTCTACCTGAAACTCGTGTCATCTGTGGGTGAGATCTACATACCCGGTGCATTTCCTGTGCGCTCGATGTGAATATTTTGCCGACACGATTTGTCTTCCACGCTCTTCTGCCACGCATTCTGAAAAATCCCTTTGTTTTTCCAGCTGCTTCCACCTTCTACTCTGCTTTTTATAGCGCTGGAACTCCATGCATGTCCTGGATAAAATTTTTTTCTGGTTGCACCTTCTTCGGGATTGACTCTCCACGATTTCTGGTACATTGCTCGCACTTGCTCGCGTCACGTCACTCACAAACTCAATCAGCCCTCACCCAGGATGACGAAGTGACTGAAACCGGCGCTACCGAATGGAAGGTTTATCGCACGCGCTTTCTTGTGCGTGCCC
The Terriglobales bacterium DNA segment above includes these coding regions:
- a CDS encoding superoxide dismutase → MAHEVPPLPYDYSALEPYIDTQTMHLHHDAHHAAYVKNLNAALEKHPELQSKSADELLKNINSVPEDIRTAVRNHGGGHVNHSMFWKIMKPKGGGEPTGKLADEIKKTFGNFADFKKQFEEAGTKVFGSGWVWLARASSGKIQIVTTPNQNSPLSDGQFPIMGNDVWEHAYYLKYQNRRPEYLSAWWNVVNWDEINQRFEHSQLGATREPALASR